A stretch of the Theileria equi strain WA chromosome 1, complete sequence genome encodes the following:
- a CDS encoding hypothetical protein (encoded by transcript BEWA_027400A), with protein MTESEHVCLSGQDLIEFRTKQCPLYAKGTCSNSSRCNMSHSETWPRRNPLQFAYDYKLCPNIQFFRTDNKMQLQGKCNYGRRCKFSHSKEEQLYHPDLYKTRMCMNYPNCKGYYCPFAHSQSELRQQGIPIVRRGIDRPKLGMTIDACRRQVKAIKTFEPNSTILESTLGILADDLTAMLAEDFKKFGPLTERVQCEYGDTPFMTTVTPTNSPVLPPYKSGVATPVLTNLEALNKTFIDNGSILDKWRALDTISLNSTTCSPLVHSQEAPDQNGEAKDVEESDAEHKDAEDDSWFDVVIKAGLKLLGDDSVFGPGNVFSRENSFAPSLGGNDAKNAAYTLELPGMEEDKLVDSWKTHILAKSGDDAAYKYTLWPAYPQES; from the coding sequence ATGACGGAAAGCGAGCACGTGTGCCTGAGTGGCCAGGACCTGATAGAGTTTAGGACGAAGCAGTGTCCGTTGTACGCCAAGGGTACCTGCTCAAATAGCAGTCGCTGTAACATGTCACATAGCGAAACATGGCCGCGCAGGAACCCTTTGCAATTCGCCTATGATTACAAACTCTGTCCGAACATTCAGTTTTTTAGGACGGACAACAAAATGCAGTTGCAGGGAAAATGTAATTACGGAAGAAGGTGCAAGTTCTCGCACTCCAAGGAAGAGCAATTGTACCATCCAGACCTGTACAAGACACGCATGTGTATGAACTATCCCAATTGCAAGGGCTACTATTGCCCGTTTGCACATTCGCAGTCGGAACTTAGACAACAGGGCATTCCAATCGTTAGAAGGGGAATTGACAGACCAAAGCTTGGCATGACAATTGACGCATGCAGGAGACAAGTTAAGGCAATTAAGACTTTTGAGCCaaattccacaattttGGAGTCCACACTGGGAATTTTGGCAGATGATCTCACTGCTATGCTCGCGGAGGATTTCAAGAAATTCGGCCCATTGACCGAACGGGTGCAGTGCGAGTATGGAGACACGCCTTTCATGACCACTGTCACACCAACAAACTCGCCAGTTCTCCCTCCATACAAGTCTGGCGTTGCAACACCAGTCTTGACAAACTTGGAGGCGTTGAATAAAACCTTTATCGACAATGGTTCCATTTTGGATAAATGGAGAGCACTGGACACGATTTCGCTAAACTCGACAACATGTTCTCCACTCGTTCATTCACAAGAGGCGCCTGATCAGAATGGAGAGGCCAAGgatgttgaagaatctgatgCAGAACACAAGGACGCGGAAGATGACAGCTGGTTTGATGTGGTCATCAAGGCTGGTTTAAAGCTCCTGGGTGACGACTCAGTTTTTGGTCCTGGCAATGTCTTTAGTCGTGAGAATAGCTTTGCGCCGTCTCTTGGTGGGAACGACGCCAAGAATGCCGCCTATACGCTGGAGCTCCCTGGAATGGAGGAGGACAAGTTGGTTGACTCGTGGAAGACGCACATTTTGGCAAAGTCTGGAGACGATGCCGCCTATAAATACACGTTGTGGCCTGCATACCCTCAAGAGTCTTaa
- a CDS encoding hypothetical protein (encoded by transcript BEWA_027380A), with product MPEGEWEMHGFVSLLQGRRHVPASNTPPGHWSRRYHLSREDQRPLGRDYREGLYGEDDEEEQEFGEENLFPGKLVGKRKHGCLSRNGEWTLETQVQRLHGETDGGCSSDTSGSFRGGYYPLA from the coding sequence ATGCCAGAGGGAGAATGGGAGATGCACGGCTTCGTATCTCTTCTCCAAGGACGGAGGCACGTTCCTGCTTCGAATACACCTCCAGGGCATTGGAGCAGGCGATATCATCTGTCTCGAGAAGACCAACGACCGCTGGGAAGAGATTACCGAGAAGGACTATATGGAGAAGATGACgaagaggaacaagaaTTTGGTGAGGAGAACTTATTCCCTGGAAAACTTGTCGGAAAGAGGAAACACGGCTGTCTCTCcaggaatggagaatggacCCTGGAAACTCAGGTCCAGCGCCTCCATGGAGAGACTGACGGAGGATGTTCCTCCGACACCTCAGGAAGTTTTAGAGGAGGATATTACCCTTTGGCCTGA
- a CDS encoding hypothetical protein (encoded by transcript BEWA_027390A) translates to MMHYKKVDGKWKSANEKKPVNSVYTADIMESEQNSSVPKPVLSLESVVTIPNPEKKGKNISTGTMYDKNADDLAIATEEDLPTGGALAKKAPALFSGAPPPVPRSPNTLDILNPDPETIDILEHEVNGVTIKKFDPKDIKITVLVEGPSVIGEYECTSVEFVFNDEIAVLRFKAKYGNAEPSYVYREKVEGEWRMTSRTVFDRRCREMDVDLSILSKPNVPQVEEVAPAPSKWNRLIFWR, encoded by the coding sequence ATGATGCATTATAAGAAggttgatggaaaatggaagagtgCTAATGAGAAGAAACCAGTTAATAGCGTATACACCGCTGATATTATGGAATCTGAACAAAATTCGTCGGTTCCAAAACCCGTTTTAAGCCTAGAATCAGTTGTAACTATTCCTAATCCTGAAAAGAAAGGCAAGAATATTTCAACTGGAACAATGTATGATAAGAATGCTGATGATCTGGCCATTGCCACAGAAGAAGATTTACCCACCGGAGGAGCCCTGGCTAAAAAGGCGCCAGCACTTTTCTCTGGCGCTCCTCCCCCGGTTCCGCGATCTCCAAACACGCTTGACATTTTGAACCCTGACCCGGAGACAATAGACATTCTGGAGCATGAGGTGAAtggagtaaccattaaaaaATTCGATCCAAAGGATATTAAAATAACGGTACTTGTGGAAGGTCCGAGTGTAATAGGAGAATATGAATGCACCTCCGTTGAGTTTGTATTTAATGACGAAATCGCCGTTTTGCGCTTTAAGGCAAAGTATGGAAATGCTGAGCCAAGTTATGTCTACCGTGAAAAGGTGGAAggagaatggagaatgacCAGTAGAACTGTTTTTGATAGAAGATGTAGAGAGATGGATGTAGATTTAAGTATCTTGTCAAAGCCAAATGTGCCACAAGTAGAAGAAGTTGCTCCAGCTCCAAGCAAGTGGAATCGATTAatattctggagatga